One window of Silvimonas iriomotensis genomic DNA carries:
- a CDS encoding autotransporter outer membrane beta-barrel domain-containing protein yields the protein MNRIFQRIWNAARNAWVVVSEHDRATAGNTTLGGTVDEAVKGLAAILGGAAIAVAAVDVEAAATWTLGEEDRVTILGGYKDQAKAGGADPDAKQVPENIVFDGGELNLTGGYYRATGRISVGEGGYGKITGGSSANLPFWLSAGSGLNTPPSKSGAMFLIYAPTMAGSQIVLAKDATLEIAFSYEGRNYVAVTNNGNYDKVYTPVAFGENAHIKLTGGTFRFDPYRHDRDVKLSNFIFNGGWLSTRGGDDLITADEDGQAIGKIEMGMGSDTFVIPENIHITALYVNGVPASEVRMYEFATATSGATDAGTGGLTGSMAEGSGSNPSDTVQINRGASSTDITYNFGYYNDVMTVADDATLIGGAVNMGNGPDTFTATAATLDGVTIKLEAGNDTLNLDGTTLQNRVAIDTGDGDDTANLSNMTLNPQVAATLQMGAGNDTANFSRVTLDGDQSARLLDMGAGNDVVNFSSLTMNGGGTAGLVDLGAGNDTANLTEVTINGNQGAASINFGAGNDKLNLTRSQINTARIDMATGASEVNILADAQGGVTQVSGNLAFVRSDASVNALTIKDQATLSLNEASVDFAGRVNVADGGTLQGNGSLTAKGGVDVYGTVQVGDGQHDGALSLQDAARITAHAGATLTGSGVLSSSGIELDGVVTAQVEGDRSLTYNDGLAGAGRLEKTGDGTLRLGGANTYSGGTQINAGTVTLTHQDAAGSGAINVNADTRLELDFAGKPGSYDAEFDNALAGAGVVAVQGTDIDITADNSGFTGVLQVEQDGSAQVRAAAHLGAASVALDGTLRVAPLAGGFAFSNGLTGQGTLEAQMGTTADHFDFTPDAGTGFTGTLAMGRGQFDLEGINTAALAQATLRMDEDSTTRVGAGEQKIGGLSFNGGTAVFADVVPDSTRAGSYVNAGRLDASGTGTVAVDLPDPYVPSVPGTTDTATLLEQDDGLIGLQLVQAAEVTGSGGALALTDHAGNLISAQQQVNIAQDGQVVAKGTYDFGLSTAPGDGLYVNYGLQEVDVQADQTLALMQAPGATGAAADLAARVTGSGHLAIQAGTAAISLSNARNDYRGETTVLSGTLRAVADHALGDTSALNLQTGTSADLNHTRQGIGTLNTQAGSVLDFNGGDLTVSNGGNALGSLTGAGHLRVTNPSGAAELVVHGANAGLRVQTHIDDDAAVIVDHVAGLGTGAIANDGMLQVASASAQGDLVNALSGRGTVSLTGGADVTLAADNSPFAGEFLVDNASSLTAASASHLGSAAVENDGTLNLVARADWTLQNPVAGAGVVNKEGNATLNVNQSQAWTGTTNVNAGALQLGRQGELASAQVNVAAGAVLGGYGRVAGAVDNQGTLNVGNASVANGEAGRFNIGGDLVNAGVVNLGSATSAPGNVLEIAGDYTGQDGQINFRTVLAGDDAATDKMIVHGDTAGSTRVTVKNANGAGELTSRGIELVQVDQQSGGEFVLQGRATAGLYEYRLYKGSEDPADGNWYLRSRKEGAEGAAQPRRAEGELVNDAPMTPEVLRPEPGAYLANQAMARGWQMHTLRDRVGESYFDNNQGASHGAWARIVGDHTNSKAGQGELSQSGNQFLLHAGADVARWDDDGQRTHLGVMGSVSQGKTEVSAKGNAAHAQGRVDGQAIGLYGTWFGDAEARKGPYVDAWLQHGWYKNKVDADARATQSYASRIWSASVEGGYEIPLRTHEDRQTMLTPQVQAVYSHARTNAVTDDSGTRIDGQDGGQVTTRVGVRMYRRATTDDGRNQAQPFVEANWLHGNQAGSVAFDGQVLNSDTPANLAEVKAGVEGRLDKDTTGWLQGHGQMGSDYSNYGAMVGVKKRW from the coding sequence ATGAACCGTATCTTTCAGCGTATCTGGAACGCGGCCCGTAATGCATGGGTGGTGGTCAGCGAACATGATCGTGCCACGGCGGGCAATACCACCCTTGGTGGCACCGTGGACGAAGCCGTCAAAGGCCTTGCCGCGATTCTGGGTGGCGCAGCCATTGCGGTTGCCGCGGTCGATGTCGAAGCCGCCGCAACCTGGACGCTGGGCGAGGAGGACCGGGTCACCATCCTGGGCGGGTACAAAGACCAGGCCAAAGCCGGCGGTGCTGACCCGGATGCCAAACAAGTGCCTGAAAACATTGTGTTTGATGGCGGCGAGCTGAACCTGACCGGGGGGTATTACCGCGCCACAGGTCGCATCAGCGTGGGCGAGGGTGGTTACGGCAAGATCACGGGCGGCAGCAGCGCCAACCTGCCGTTCTGGCTGTCCGCCGGTTCCGGGCTCAATACGCCGCCGTCCAAGTCAGGCGCCATGTTCCTGATCTATGCGCCGACCATGGCCGGCAGCCAGATTGTGCTGGCCAAAGACGCCACGCTGGAAATCGCCTTCAGTTACGAAGGCCGCAACTATGTGGCGGTCACCAATAACGGTAACTACGACAAGGTCTACACGCCGGTGGCGTTTGGCGAAAACGCGCACATCAAGCTGACTGGCGGCACGTTCCGGTTTGACCCGTATCGCCACGACCGCGACGTCAAACTGTCCAACTTCATTTTCAATGGCGGCTGGCTGTCCACGCGGGGCGGCGACGATCTGATCACGGCCGATGAAGACGGCCAGGCCATCGGCAAGATCGAGATGGGCATGGGTTCGGACACCTTTGTCATCCCGGAAAACATCCACATCACGGCCTTGTACGTCAATGGCGTGCCGGCCAGCGAAGTGCGCATGTACGAGTTCGCCACCGCCACATCGGGCGCGACTGACGCCGGTACTGGCGGGCTGACGGGTTCCATGGCTGAGGGCTCGGGCAGTAATCCGAGTGACACGGTGCAGATCAATCGCGGCGCCAGTTCAACCGATATCACCTACAACTTTGGCTATTACAACGATGTGATGACCGTTGCTGACGATGCCACCCTGATTGGCGGTGCGGTCAATATGGGTAACGGCCCGGATACCTTTACCGCCACGGCAGCGACGCTCGATGGCGTCACCATCAAGCTGGAGGCCGGCAACGATACCCTGAATCTGGACGGCACCACCTTGCAGAACCGGGTGGCCATTGATACGGGCGATGGCGATGACACGGCCAATCTGTCGAACATGACGCTGAACCCGCAAGTGGCGGCCACGCTGCAAATGGGGGCGGGTAACGATACCGCCAATTTCAGCCGGGTGACGCTGGATGGCGACCAGTCGGCCAGGTTGCTGGATATGGGGGCCGGCAATGATGTGGTCAATTTTTCCAGTCTGACCATGAACGGTGGCGGTACCGCCGGGCTGGTTGATCTGGGGGCGGGCAACGATACGGCCAACCTGACCGAGGTCACCATCAATGGCAATCAGGGTGCTGCCTCGATCAACTTTGGCGCCGGCAACGACAAGCTGAATCTGACCCGCAGCCAGATCAACACAGCCCGCATCGATATGGCGACCGGCGCCAGCGAAGTCAACATCCTCGCAGACGCGCAAGGCGGCGTCACGCAGGTAAGCGGCAACCTGGCCTTTGTCCGCAGCGATGCCAGTGTGAACGCACTGACGATCAAGGATCAGGCAACCCTCTCGCTCAATGAGGCCAGTGTGGATTTCGCCGGGCGAGTCAATGTTGCTGACGGCGGCACGCTGCAGGGCAACGGGTCGCTGACCGCCAAAGGCGGCGTCGATGTGTATGGCACCGTGCAGGTGGGGGATGGCCAGCATGATGGCGCACTCAGCCTGCAAGATGCCGCACGCATTACCGCGCACGCTGGCGCGACGCTGACCGGTAGCGGGGTGTTGTCCAGTAGCGGCATTGAACTGGATGGCGTGGTGACGGCGCAAGTTGAGGGCGATCGCAGCCTGACCTACAACGACGGCCTTGCCGGCGCGGGTCGGCTGGAAAAAACCGGCGACGGCACCCTGCGGCTGGGCGGCGCCAATACCTACAGCGGTGGCACGCAGATAAACGCCGGCACGGTAACGCTGACGCACCAGGACGCTGCAGGCAGCGGCGCAATCAACGTCAATGCCGATACCCGGCTGGAGCTGGACTTTGCCGGCAAGCCCGGCAGTTACGATGCGGAATTTGACAACGCGCTGGCCGGTGCCGGCGTGGTTGCGGTGCAAGGGACGGATATCGACATCACCGCCGATAACAGCGGATTTACCGGTGTATTGCAGGTTGAGCAGGATGGCAGCGCCCAGGTGCGCGCTGCAGCACATCTGGGAGCGGCCAGCGTAGCGCTGGATGGCACCTTGCGCGTGGCGCCCCTTGCCGGCGGTTTTGCCTTCAGCAACGGGCTGACCGGCCAGGGGACGCTGGAAGCGCAAATGGGTACCACTGCCGATCACTTTGACTTTACGCCGGATGCCGGCACCGGTTTCACCGGCACGCTGGCCATGGGTCGCGGGCAGTTTGATCTGGAAGGCATCAACACCGCCGCGCTGGCGCAAGCCACCTTGCGGATGGATGAGGACAGCACCACCCGGGTGGGCGCCGGTGAGCAAAAAATCGGCGGCCTCAGCTTCAATGGCGGCACCGCTGTGTTTGCCGATGTGGTGCCAGACAGCACCCGCGCCGGCAGTTACGTCAACGCCGGGCGGCTGGACGCCAGCGGCACCGGTACGGTGGCGGTTGATCTGCCAGACCCGTATGTGCCCAGCGTGCCGGGTACCACAGACACCGCCACCTTGCTGGAACAGGATGACGGCCTGATCGGGCTGCAACTGGTTCAGGCGGCAGAGGTGACCGGGAGTGGCGGCGCGCTGGCGCTGACCGATCACGCCGGCAATCTGATCAGCGCCCAGCAGCAAGTCAACATCGCGCAAGACGGGCAGGTGGTCGCCAAGGGGACGTACGATTTTGGCCTGTCTACTGCGCCGGGTGATGGCTTGTACGTCAATTACGGGCTGCAAGAGGTGGATGTGCAGGCAGACCAGACGCTGGCGCTGATGCAGGCGCCGGGTGCGACGGGCGCGGCGGCAGATCTGGCCGCCCGTGTCACCGGTAGTGGTCATCTGGCCATTCAGGCCGGCACGGCGGCAATTTCGCTCTCCAATGCCCGCAACGACTATCGCGGCGAGACGACCGTGCTGAGCGGCACGTTACGCGCAGTGGCCGATCACGCTCTGGGTGATACCAGCGCACTGAACCTGCAAACCGGCACGAGCGCTGATCTGAACCACACACGGCAAGGGATTGGTACGCTAAACACGCAGGCAGGCTCGGTACTTGATTTCAATGGCGGTGATCTGACCGTGAGCAACGGCGGCAATGCATTGGGTAGCCTGACTGGCGCCGGCCATTTGCGCGTGACTAACCCGTCGGGCGCGGCTGAACTGGTGGTTCACGGTGCCAACGCCGGCCTGCGGGTGCAAACGCATATTGATGATGACGCCGCAGTGATCGTGGATCACGTCGCGGGTCTGGGGACGGGCGCCATTGCCAATGACGGCATGCTGCAGGTTGCATCCGCCAGCGCGCAGGGTGATCTCGTCAACGCTTTGTCCGGCCGCGGTACGGTGTCGCTGACGGGTGGGGCGGACGTAACGCTGGCGGCGGATAACTCGCCCTTTGCCGGGGAGTTCCTGGTTGATAACGCCAGCAGCCTGACTGCGGCCAGTGCAAGCCATCTGGGGTCGGCCGCAGTAGAAAACGACGGGACGCTGAACCTGGTTGCCCGTGCAGACTGGACGTTGCAAAACCCGGTGGCTGGCGCGGGTGTGGTCAACAAAGAAGGCAACGCCACGCTGAACGTGAACCAGTCTCAAGCCTGGACGGGCACCACCAATGTCAATGCCGGTGCGTTGCAACTGGGTCGCCAGGGTGAACTGGCCAGCGCCCAGGTCAATGTCGCAGCGGGTGCCGTACTGGGTGGCTATGGCCGGGTGGCTGGCGCTGTTGATAACCAGGGTACGCTCAATGTCGGTAATGCCTCGGTGGCCAATGGGGAGGCTGGCCGCTTCAATATTGGTGGTGATCTGGTGAATGCCGGTGTCGTCAACCTGGGTTCGGCCACCAGCGCGCCGGGCAACGTGCTGGAGATCGCCGGTGATTACACCGGGCAGGATGGCCAGATCAATTTCAGGACCGTGCTGGCGGGCGATGACGCAGCAACCGACAAAATGATCGTGCACGGCGATACCGCCGGCTCAACCCGCGTGACGGTCAAGAATGCCAACGGCGCTGGCGAATTGACTAGTCGCGGTATTGAACTGGTACAGGTTGATCAGCAATCCGGCGGCGAGTTTGTTTTGCAAGGGCGTGCCACGGCAGGTCTGTACGAGTACAGGCTGTACAAGGGCTCGGAGGACCCGGCTGATGGCAACTGGTACCTGCGCTCACGCAAGGAAGGTGCTGAAGGGGCGGCGCAACCGCGCCGGGCAGAGGGTGAGCTGGTCAATGATGCACCCATGACACCGGAAGTCCTGCGGCCAGAGCCGGGTGCTTATCTGGCCAACCAGGCCATGGCCCGCGGCTGGCAAATGCATACCTTGCGTGACCGGGTGGGCGAGTCTTATTTCGACAACAACCAGGGCGCCAGCCACGGCGCGTGGGCCCGCATTGTGGGTGATCACACCAACAGCAAGGCCGGTCAGGGCGAGTTGAGCCAGTCGGGCAATCAGTTCTTGCTGCATGCCGGGGCCGACGTGGCGCGCTGGGATGACGACGGCCAGCGTACGCACCTTGGGGTAATGGGTAGCGTCAGCCAGGGCAAGACGGAAGTCTCTGCCAAAGGCAACGCGGCGCATGCGCAAGGCCGGGTGGACGGGCAGGCGATCGGCCTGTACGGCACCTGGTTTGGCGACGCTGAAGCCCGCAAAGGCCCGTATGTGGATGCCTGGTTGCAGCACGGCTGGTACAAGAACAAGGTCGACGCCGACGCCCGGGCTACGCAATCGTATGCCTCACGCATCTGGTCTGCTTCGGTTGAGGGCGGGTATGAAATCCCGCTGCGCACGCATGAAGACAGGCAGACCATGCTGACGCCACAAGTGCAGGCGGTCTACAGCCATGCCAGAACCAATGCGGTGACCGATGACAGCGGTACCCGTATCGACGGCCAGGATGGCGGGCAAGTCACCACGCGGGTCGGGGTGCGGATGTATCGCCGCGCCACCACAGATGATGGCCGCAATCAGGCCCAGCCTTTTGTGGAAGCCAACTGGCTGCATGGCAATCAGGCCGGCAGCGTGGCCTTTGACGGCCAGGTGCTCAATAGCGATACACCGGCCAACCTGGCTGAAGTCAAAGCCGGTGTGGAAGGGCGTCTGGATAAAGACACCACGGGCTGGTTGCAAGGGCATGGCCAGATGGGTAGTGACTACAGCAACTACGGCGCCATGGTCGGGGTGAAAAAGCGCTGGTAA
- a CDS encoding ABC transporter ATP-binding protein: protein MLAAPVVDTPASVAGTPSLLVVDAVASALIAPMSFVLERGACTVVRGPSGAGKTRLLRLIADLDEGTGEVLLQGAARSSMPAPAWRRQVVYQGAESAWWQPTVRAHFLPEQYRELDQLAAALALEPDRLDADLSLLSTGERQRATLIRSLLARPKVLLLDEPTSALDRDNIARVEQLLLSRMQEGLGLMLITHADEQAARLGGQLVQVQRRA, encoded by the coding sequence ATGCTTGCTGCCCCTGTTGTCGATACGCCCGCCAGTGTGGCTGGTACGCCCTCATTGCTGGTGGTGGATGCCGTCGCGTCCGCCCTCATTGCGCCCATGTCTTTTGTGCTGGAGCGCGGCGCCTGTACGGTGGTGCGCGGGCCTTCCGGCGCGGGCAAAACCCGCTTGTTGCGGCTGATTGCCGATCTGGATGAAGGCACGGGTGAAGTGCTGTTGCAGGGCGCGGCGCGTAGCAGCATGCCGGCGCCGGCATGGCGGCGGCAAGTGGTGTATCAGGGGGCGGAATCGGCCTGGTGGCAGCCGACCGTGCGCGCGCATTTTCTGCCAGAGCAATACCGTGAACTGGATCAACTGGCCGCGGCGCTGGCGCTGGAGCCTGACCGGCTGGATGCTGACTTGTCGTTGCTCTCCACGGGTGAGCGCCAGCGCGCAACGTTGATCCGGTCGTTGCTTGCGCGGCCCAAAGTGTTGTTGCTGGATGAGCCCACCAGCGCGCTGGATCGCGACAATATCGCGCGGGTAGAACAACTGCTGCTGAGCCGGATGCAAGAAGGCCTGGGGCTGATGCTGATCACCCATGCCGATGAACAGGCCGCGCGGCTGGGTGGCCAGCTGGTGCAAGTGCAACGGAGGGCCTGA